CAGGTAAGTCGGATGCCACTCTACGCTTGGGGAATCTGTTAGTGATTCCAGAAGTTTGGTATCTGTCATCAGTTCAGGCAAGCTGGGATCATTCAGTGTTGCATCAGCTGATTCAGCCATCAAGTGTTCATCCTCTTCGACTGGCCGACAGTAGTAGTTGTCCTCTTGCAACATATAACCCTCCTCACATTGACACTCAAATCCACCTTCGTAATTTTTGCACACCTGCTCGCAAATGCCAGGAGTTTTACACTCATCGATATCTTCGCATTGCTCTGGATCTTCTTCAAGTGGAGAGAATCCATCATGACAGCGGCACGTGTAGGAACCAGGCAAGTTCTCACAAATATGAATGCATTTTCCTTCCATGCATTCATCCACATCCACACATTCTCCAAACTCAGACGGAAGGTAGCCCTCATTGCATCTACACTCAAATGTACCAGGTGCATTGACGCATTCCTGCGGGCATGGTTTTTGCAAGCACTCATCAATATCAAGACAACTCTGACCATCACCAGACAGGAGGTACCCCTCTGGGCACTTGCAGCGATGTCCCTGAGGAGTGGACTCACACTCAAACTCACAGTTGGCTCTATGGCAGGGATCCGAGAGCTGGCAGGTCTTTCCGTCTTCTGCCAGAACATAATTCTCAGAGCACTCACAGTAGTAATTAGTATCTGAGTTCACACAGTAGTGCTCACAGCCACCATTGTCCTGATCACACCAGTCCATCGGAGTGTCAGTGCAGAGCGGTGCATCCTTTGACCATCCAACACTTCCATCCTCTCTCAGCATACACAGTACTGACTGCTCTTCCTTGTCACCATCGGGACAAGGGAGAGTTGCCACTGAGCCAAAAGGGATGTGAGTAAGAATAGTACTTGCCAGTTCAAATGGGGTGGTGTAGAGTGCAGGACCCCCTCCTTCTTTTTGAAGAGCTGGGCACATCCCTTGGTAGGTGTAGCGGCAGAGGAAACCTTCCACGGCCACTGCACAAGATCCATCAAACCATTTGAAGTTTTTCTTGTCGTTGCCACTTTTGTCAGCTGTGTTGTAGTTAATGAACACACAACGATGAGCAGCACAAGCAATGGCTAAGTCATCACGTTGCCAGTTCGTATACTGTGTTTCTTGATCCCCAGTGATCCAGGTAAAGCCCCTCAAAGGGCGCGTGGCAGAGCACTGCCGAGGTTGTCGCTGAAGGCCAATCCACAACCTGATTCTGGGCCGGGGGCCACGTCTGACCCCTGATGATAGGAGGTCATGGATCATGGAAGCTTCTTCAGGTCCTTTAATGGTAGCCAGGTTCCCCCCTTTATCCTTGCAGCTCCTCCAGGACTCCCTAAAATTCTTGCGCTGGAGATGAATAGAATAGCATCCCTCAGCATTGCACACGCCGTCTTGCTTCTGCAAGCTTTGTCCAATGACTCCCTTAGACCAAATTTCAAACAAATACAGAAGTCCAAAGAAAAGACAGGGATATGCAGCACAGCATTTTCCAACAGTCCTGTTTCCCataattgcttttttgttttctacaGCTGAGGTATTTCTCATTATGTCTGTGTCTGCAGTTTTTTTCTAACCtaattaaatgcttaaatttaCCTAAGAGCTCTTTCAAACCTCTTGTCTCTCTGCTCTAAAGAGATGACTTTTGTCTGCAGTCTGTCtgcagcagagagacagagaaggagGGTACAGGCGTTTGTTATTGGAAGAGGGGGCGGGTAATGAGTGTGCTGAGTGGTGGAGGGAGATTCGGCCTGTGGTTTTCCCTTGTGCCGTATGGTTTTCATAAGTCTGTTTAAGGAAATAGTTTGTGACCCTGCCAACAAGTCCTCCCCCAGCCCCCATCCTATACTCACTCATCCAAACACTACAACAATCACTATCACAATTCCATCCATTCAACCTGAAAACTTAATGTTGGGTCATCCTGATCAGATTTCAAATTTTTCCATTCTTGTATGGCTCATTTTTGAACAGCTGCTCAGACAGttccttttgattttaaattaatttaaccatttttatatgaaaatcatatgaaatgatgcaatggtttaaaaaatatttaaattaattttctataGCCTTTACTGTCTCGTCGCtgtattgatatatttaaattcattttcacaaCAGAACTAAACATTAGAGAATATGCAAGTTTCATTAAAAGTCATTTAAGAAAGTTATTTATGTGGAGATCATAAGCAGATGGTTTGATAGCAAActtaaaaaagcttttgtttttttagcataaTATGACTTTTCTTGACTGACCAGTGTAAAGATGTGAAAAATTAATTTCAGTGCAAGAAATCGAAATCTAAGTAgccatgcatattttttttttttttgtcttatcttatctttatcaataataatttaataaatcttaaCACATATCCATCAACCCATACTTACACACAATGTCTCATCAAAAATCACAAATCGTGTCAAACATTCTATAGCCATGTAATATAATTAGTgcttagaaattgtttttgttaccTATACTAAGAGAATACAACTTTTAAGGTTGGGATCTCAAGAACATTAGGGCATAATCatgaaaaacatgacagaaaacattaataatagtgCATGGGGTCTTAAAAcgtataaatagaaaaaaaaaaaaaacagtaagtatGTAAGATATGCAAGCTGAGCTCTGACTGCTGTTGGACTGATTCAAGGTTTAAAGATGATGTTTATAAAACGTAGAATATGTAGAGGTTTCCTAACAGTGGTCAGAGCCTTCTTCTCAAACGCATGGAGTTGCTAAACCACAAAATGTCAAGGCTTCCCCTTCAAGTCTGGAGAGAAGTATTTGTCCTAGACCACAAACTAATGTTCTCCAATTCGAACTCGGACCCTCATAAAGTTTAGATATCCAGTTGTCAATATGttctttatttttgaaatattgatCCACACTGAATATCAGGTTATCTCTAACCTTCATCAGCACATAAGTCAGCAGATCACCAAAGACTGCTGTCCATTGCTTCGGACCTTTTCATACATGTCATCTCAGTATCAGTTACTGTACTCAACTTGGAATAACCCCACTCACTCTTTGTCTCCACAAACTCTTTTACATTCGTTTCtcttaaccaaataatacaactTTCTGAAAGCGATCCCAAAAATCTCATTTACCTATTCCAATTTAAACAAGTCTATCCTGGTGTGGACTTTCTAACTCGAACATACTTGACCAAAGTAAAATTCCCAAATACCTCTTATTATATGGACAAAATAACAGAATAATCTCATAAATACtcacacagaagagaaaaaaagaaggacCAAAGATGAATTCTGCAAAAACATGGATAAATTCCTTTttctatggagaaaaaaaaaatacagcagaaaaaGGTAAATTTTGGTTCTGTTTATATAACTCTCAAGACACACTATCTAGATGGGCCATTTTATCATCTTAGTTTTCAGACAATTAAACACACTGTCTAGACTGAGGACATATCAGTCCACAAAGGAAACACTTACATCAGATTGGCCCTCTCCCCTGactatttcaaaacaaataaataatagtcaTTACAAAGGGTCAGTTCCTGACCTAAGTCTGCAGATACAACCTCCGTAGAAGCTATTTTTGCAAGTTTTATGTTTTCTCTCTTAATCTTAAAATGCCTTTTATCGATTTAAGCCTCTTGGGAAAATGTTTCAAACCCAGTTATCATTAACCAAGTGGGTCTTACATTTCTTTGGATGATAGCCTACatatctatatatcatatataccaatattatatatctatatatatatatatatggatgatatatataggatatatatatatatatatatatacatatatatatatatattagctttatattttatcatattaactttgttttttttctgatgaacaacaaaaaaaataaaaaacaaaacttcatGAACATTTTGTAATTAGGCCAGCAATATTCTGTTCTGTCCTGTAATTTCTgtgttgcaaaaataaatgaataaatgaaaggtatagttgacccaaaataaaaatcctgtcctTATACTCTCATGtttctccaaacctgtatgacatttgtttatttatttatttatttatttatttatgttttcagtgAAACACAAGGATGAGAGGACAGTGCTGGTacagctgtcaagctccaaaatgctAATCCAATAGGCTACTCTTAGGGTAGTCCATATGATTAATGTGCAgtatttaaagttttctgaatTCATTAAACTAATTCATTGgacaaacaatttaatttaagtcCTAGTCACTTAAAATCTTGTCACTGAACGGCTAGCAAGCACCACACATACAAGAAAGAAAACTGCACATAAAGCTAATTTATTCTCAATAGTTTTTGAATGTTGAAAGTAAACCAGATTTGACAGTCATTTCAGAACCACTGCATTTACCAGATCACTGAATATGAGGCATTCTGGTTTGTGTTTTTACTGACCAGACTAACGTTTCTGTGTGTAACATGGTAGCACTGTGTTATTGTTGAAGTAGTCCTACCTGtttatggtaatcattcagtgcACCGCATTGGTGGTTTATTTTCCCTTTTGAATTTGATTGGCAAATTACagctaattatttttattacatatttatacatgaaTAGTATGTTGCTTTCTCAGTGCTGCCAACTTTTGAATTCAACTTGTGAGTGAGAATTCCCACAGTGGGTTGGGTGGTGGGGGGTATTTGGGgctttttatattcaaaaaaaaataaaattatatatatatatatatgggggggggggtctgacaTCTGCACATGCCTAGTAGTTAAAGTCATGATGGTACTGCATTTCTGGTTCTGCAGTGCTACAAAACTATTAACTTTTTACCACAACGAGAATAGAAATGTACAGTAAGAGAATTGTAAGATTTACTAGTCAATACTTTTGTAAATGATTGCAACCAcaattaagaaattttttttttttacatgaaaattcaaatattttcctATTAATCTATTAGTCTGCATTTACATTGCTTAATGAACATCTATTTTGAccaatttttttgcaaaaactggTAATAAAATGAatggcataaaacattaacaattcaaaataatcttttaaaatcttattaatgGTTTTTCAAACCTGTCTTGGATCCCCGCCCCCTTAACAGTTAAAACATGTTATAAAATGAATGAGGGATGAGGGATATGTCACTCCTGAACAGTGTTGGGCAGTAGTTACTAGTAACTAGttactttaataatattactttttgcagtaatTAGTAgcgtaactaattactaataagatttcagtaatgATATTACAGTTACCATGCATAAAACAGCTAGTTACTTTTGATGTTTCAACCCCTACTGATTTGAAATCGAACAATccaataattcctagatttattttcatatttttcatgaCTCGTACATGCACATTAAGTCACCAGTGCATCAGGAaagcttggaatatggaaaagcgTACATTCAGGGGATGGAAATATTGCCATTAC
This window of the Cyprinus carpio isolate SPL01 chromosome A21, ASM1834038v1, whole genome shotgun sequence genome carries:
- the cd248b gene encoding endosialin; its protein translation is MRNTSAVENKKAIMGNRTVGKCCAAYPCLFFGLLYLFEIWSKGVIGQSLQKQDGVCNAEGCYSIHLQRKNFRESWRSCKDKGGNLATIKGPEEASMIHDLLSSGVRRGPRPRIRLWIGLQRQPRQCSATRPLRGFTWITGDQETQYTNWQRDDLAIACAAHRCVFINYNTADKSGNDKKNFKWFDGSCAVAVEGFLCRYTYQGMCPALQKEGGGPALYTTPFELASTILTHIPFGSVATLPCPDGDKEEQSVLCMLREDGSVGWSKDAPLCTDTPMDWCDQDNGGCEHYCVNSDTNYYCECSENYVLAEDGKTCQLSDPCHRANCEFECESTPQGHRCKCPEGYLLSGDGQSCLDIDECLQKPCPQECVNAPGTFECRCNEGYLPSEFGECVDVDECMEGKCIHICENLPGSYTCRCHDGFSPLEEDPEQCEDIDECKTPGICEQVCKNYEGGFECQCEEGYMLQEDNYYCRPVEEDEHLMAESADATLNDPSLPELMTDTKLLESLTDSPSVEWHPTYLSWFTEKTEEGDVTTQSDLNEHASSNSPSSNFLMDATISDDSHIDDALDEEISIAAGDTVDVRTSGIKGPSEASTSMPSRKWDFVMLTPPTSQIPEATLASGTEQRPGDRKKHDKSWLIVALLVPLCVFIVVMLALGIVYCTSCAVNPRSKSVTDCYHWTTTSKPEKSSTAKS